A segment of the Terriglobia bacterium genome:
ACGCATGCCTTCACAGCCTCAATGTCTGGCAGCACCCGTTGACCGTAGTGGCTGATGTCAGCCGGCAGGCAATCTCTATCGGACGTGAGTTTGATCCGCCTGCCCCTCTCTTGATAGCCGCTGTGGACTATGATCATGGGGAATCGGGCTCCGTTTAATAGACCAGGTCCATGCCCGGGTGCAGCTCACGGATGATCTTGATGGCGCTGGAGCTGGTGACTTCGTAACGGGCAATTTCTCGGGGATTCCGGCATAAAAACCACGGGCTGCCGTCCTTGCAGGCGGTGCAATCGCAGGGCTCGACGACCCTGACGATGTGCGTTTCACCTTCGGCCAAGTTAGGGAACTGGCTCATGCTCATTTCCTCCTGCACACGACTCGGAGTCCGGGATATCGGGCTCTGGCTCCTCGGTGTAGACTTCAACTCCATCTGATTTGTCGTTGCTGATCACTTCCTGATGGCGGGCGTCGTAGTAAAAGGTAGAGCGCCTGTACTCCTCGTCGCCGACTTCGTCTACCAGGTAGTGCGAAATCTCATCGCCGAATTCGATATGTTCGATGCCGGACATGGGGCTCTCCCGATCGAACAAATCACCCAGGTCCGTCGCCTCTACTGCCTTCTTGATTGCGTCCCGATGCGAACCGGCCCCAATACCCGGCACCTTCACCCGGACAACTGCAAAAATGTGAATGTTGTACCTCATCGCGTACCTCCTGGTCCCGCCGCCGGCGAGTGATTGATTGCTACAGCCCGAGGGCTATCGCCTCCTCGGCCGCCAGCATCTCCGTGTACTCCGGAACAACTGGTTTTGGCTTGACCTCAGCCACCCTGGTAAGGATCGTCTGCTGGATGCCCTGGTAAAGCTCGTGCTTTTTCACGGTCGCCTTCACCTTATGCGTCTCCCCCATTTCGAACCAAGACGGCCGGCCTGAGGCAAACCAGGTGGCTACGTTTCCGTTCTGGTCGCGGAATTTCACAAGCGTCATCAATCCGTAATTGCTATCGATTTCCTTGGTAAAGGTCACGGTCAGTTCGTAGACGGCCCGCTTGCCGACCTCGCCGAAAAACCGACTGTCCTTGTCGCTCTGAAACCGCTTGCGGCGCTCAATCTCGCGCTCCATCGCTCGCCGATAGCTCACAATCAGCGAGCATACGATCCCGGCGGATCTGGCGGTAACGTAATCGCTGGAACAGGCAACCCGAAGATTCCATAGGTAATCGCTGCTGAGATCCGCAGGCAGGTTTCGCGCCCACTCGATTGCGGCCTTGGCCTCGGCGCAGTCGGAATTAATCACCTCCGCCCGCTTCCCCCGATATCGCGGGTCCACGTGATCGAGCACCCGGCCGACCGTCGCGGTCAGCATCTTGACGTCCTGTTCCTTCCTGCTGACCCAGCCCTCCGTTCGGATGTAGGCCACGGTGATCGCCACCCACGTTTCAATCGACCACGACCGCGCAACCGGCTCGCAGCCGCCCATCCAATCGTCGTCGCCGGCGCTCGTGCACAGATCGCCGAGATCAATCAGGATTTCCGCGAATTCCGCAAGCTGGTGCGGGTTCGCATGGCCCATAAAGTCCTTCAGGCAATTGCGGCCGACCTGCTTCCAAGACCCGTCGTCGTGGCGGACCAAGTAGGTGTCCTTCCAGCCCCGGTCGATCTTGCAGTAGTCGCACCACCTTTGTGCCGTCCGGTACTGCTGAGGGATCTCGCCCTCGAATCCCGGCACGGTCCGGAGGATGTTGCCGGCTTCTTCGTGCTGGATAGCGGCTACGAATTCCCAACCTTCGTATTTGGGCGTCTCGCCTTCGACCTCGAGCTCAAAGACGCGGCGGACGATTTCGACCATCGATCCGCCGGCGCCGCCCCAAAGGATCTCATCTTCAGTGAAAGGGCGGGGGACGAACTTCTTCTCGACCACCATCTCCTCGCCGGTCAACGTCAAAGTGATGTGAGGCATGCCGATCAGAGCGCATCGCCGGTTCAGCTTCTCAATCCTGTCTCTCAATTCCTCCAGGTTCTGTTCCGGGATCTTGTAGGTAGCTTTCATGGATTGCACCCCTCAGGCTGCCGTGCAGAAAAGGAACTGATCAAACGCAGAGGAGTAGGCGTCGTGCGCAAATTCAACCCGGATGATCGAGTCCATCGTCTCCGCAAAATCATGAAAGGGAAGGCGAAGCGTACGCAGCACCGACCGGAACCGCCGAACGAAATTGGCATCAATTTCAAAGTTGTTGACCTCTAGCGGTACCGTTTCCATCAACTTGTCGATCGCCTTCCGTGCCGCCCTGACTTTCTGTTCAATTGTCATTTCGTTCATTTGGTTTTTCCTTTCAATCATGCGCACATCTTAACGAACGGACAATGCATTGTCAATCTAATAATGCACACAACTCCTTATTTGGCAGACACATAGCGTCACAAACAGACATGGTCGGGAAAAAAGACCGAATCGAAGCTTTAGGGGGAATGAAGAATCAACTTAAGTTCCAATCATGCAATGCTCGCAGGGGTGCAGTGGAGATGGATCCCCCCAGTCACAAGTGCTGGCGGGTCACTTTCGCCAAGCAGAGCCTAGCATTCTTGGGTAGGGCCGAAGGGAAATGCCGATACTGCGGCCAGCCGCCCTAAGACAGGGAGCGTCTCGCCTGAGGTGCTCACACAGCTAATCTGGTCTGAGAATCGTTCTCAGCGATCCGGCTCAACGTACAAGTCGCGAAGCATGTCATCAGCCCACCGGATCGTAACAGGTGCATTAATCTCGATGTCTGGTGCGCTCCAATTGAGTTGGGTCAGAAAAAAAACATCACGCGCCACATCTTCAATTGAGAGAACACCAGGATTATGAGCCAGCTGAACGAGGATCGTTCCTGCGGTCCTGCCTTGTTCATCCCATTCACTCGGCCTGCCAGTTGAGGTCAGGACCGCGCGGTTCCGGTCGAGTACGAGATAGCAACCAGGAAACGGATTCCTAAAAGTCGGCCGCCCAGCCTTGTACTCAGTGCTAAAAATGCGGATGGGAAAGTGTGATTTGTGTATTTCTGCAACAGCGTAGCGCACATCTAAAGGAAGAGTCTGCTGATCGTCGCCTTTCAAGAAACTAACAGCCTCTTCCAGAGCCTCAGTCTCTTTTGGCCACCAACGTCCATCCCGGTGAATGATGAAGCTGTTTACCTCTACTCCAAGGGAGTGGACACGCGTGATGCCGGAAATCAGCTTCTCTCGTAGGAGGCGTGTCTTGATAAGTTCGTCGCCACCGGAGTGACCTCGATCGCGGAAAATATCGCGGCCACCCTGTCCATAAAGGAGAGTGTATGCAACTTGATCAACGAGGACGTCGAGGCCAATATGCAAGTCGACATGCAGTGGTGTTGCAAGAACCCAGGGTTTAGATCCTAGGGCCATCATGACGCCGAGCGCGAAATTTCGACGTTTAGCACGGAGCAGCGTTACTTCGCGGACGTTCTCTTCTTTGACGCACTGGGAAAATAAGTCTTCGCATTCGGTCTTGAACCGGTTGTGCACGTAATCGTCAAATGAACGAGAGAGGATGCAGACTGCTAGCGCGTGTGCTCCATGCTTTTGTTTTAGTTCGTTCGTCTTGACAAGGAGATCATGGCCATTTACGTCGGCGGCATAGGACGTCTGTTTTGTAAATGTCGGAGATGACCCACTGGCTTGAATTGACAGTTCTTTTTTAATCGCCTGGATGAATTCCTCTCGGGTCCGACGATCTAAGCCTTCGGGATAGAGAAGAATTGTAGGGGGAAATTCTTCCTGAAAATACGGCCCAGCTTGAATAAGAGACCGCATTTTTGATGCCCCCCATGCATCAACAGGATAATCACCTTTGGTCCGTCGCAAATCATTGATGTCGAGCGTGTATCCTTGGCCAAATTCTAGCCTCGGAACAGGGAAGTACGTGTCCTGGGAAGTAAGCAACCGATCGCTGAGCTCGAGTTCAATTCCGCCGTATCGCACTGAACCAAAATCGTGAATTAATCCCCTAATTACCTGCTGGCGTTCGTCGGGGGCCAATTGTGGTAAAACTGAGCAGTGCCGGCGAAAACCTGGTTCAAACTGGAAGATCGGAAACAGTCGGCTTGCTGGAGCGGGCACAGGGTCTTCGTCCTTCTTATTGCGAGCACAGAAAACAGCTGGATCTGAGGGCTCCAATAGCTGAGCGATCTTGGGGAACTTCTGCTGGTAGTAGCCCAAAACCGTCATATCCAGCTCTTCTATGTAGTACTCACCGATTGATTTTCCGGTTTCCCCTGCATAGATGCACCTGTATTTAGCGGAGCCATTATCGCGCAGAAACCATCTGCGCTTCCCAAACGGCACCGAGCAGTGCTGCTCAAGCAACGATTCACGATTCTGTGCTCGGTACTCAGCCAAAGACAAACGGCCCACATACCTGGTCAAGACGTCGAAGGCGAGATAGATCTTTTCGGGTGGCATCGGCACAACGGAGAACGAGATGCCTCGAAAGGCATTGAGTGTATCACTGGCGTGCGAAGCGTTTTCGGCCTTCATCCTGAAGAAACGCGTCCAAGTGTCCCGCCAGAAATCTTGTCCCCTGGACGAGAGCCGATCGGAGAACGGTCGCTCTAGCATTCGCGCGAGGAGCTCAACCTCTCGCGACGTCGCAGTGGGGAGAGCGATCTCTCGGTATTCTTCCGTTGGGTCAGCATGGTATGTGAAGCACGGTACGTCCACGTAGCTAAGATCCACGCCATCTAGGCCGATGTCGGCCGGAATGAGGAAGAAGGCGTCCTTTCCCTGCCTCATGGGGAAAACGGGGCAGTGCAATCGGCGGCGCCAAAGTTCGTCCGCCCACTGCTGGAGCCTGATCGGTTGACGAGCATCATCGGGGAGCGGCTCGCGCACCTTAATAAGGCGATATCGAAACGAGAGTTGCTGAGCATTGACGATTTCGAATAGCGTATAGGCAATATTCATGAGAACTCCTGACAAACGCGTTGCAGCGGACACCTCCGGCACGTGCTGACGTACCGCGTATAATTAAAATCGCGGATATTCGGGCTTCGAGTATCCACTAAGGAAGTGAGCACACTGATGAGATCGGAGCTGCGATGCACCGCTGCCAAACGGTAATACATTCCAGGCTCGGTCAATTGATATGGCGAGCAGGTAGCCGTATAGAGAGAAACCTCATGTGCGGATATCGACTTTAACGGATAGCCGAGCGAGACGTGAGCCCACAAAATATAGAGTTCGAGTTGCGACGTAGCATCTTCCGATGTCTTTCCCGTCTTCCAATCAAAGATTTCGTAGTGACCATTCCTCCTCGCAATTGACAAATCAACTTTCACGGTTACCCGGATACCGGGTATTTCAAAGATCGTAGCGCCATTTCCCCAGGCGGGAGGTTCAACCAGCTGGTCGTGACCTTCGACGAAGGCGGCAGAAATGCCCTCTTGGGCATCGATCTGGAAGAAGTTCGCAATGCACTTCCGGATATGGCTCAAAGCTTCGTCCAATGATTCGGCGTCACCGATGTTGTACTCGTGTTCGAACAATGCAGCGAATGCCTTCCCCGCTCGATTGCGGCCCTGAGTGCGGTAACGCCTCGCTAGCGAAAAAGCCCACTGCGGCTTCGCCAGCCGTTCGGCGAACTCGATAACATCGGCCAGAAGGAGGCGTCGACCGAGTGTGAGATTGCGAAAGTATTCTGCAATCGCTTGGTGCACAATGTCGCCCTTCCACATTGCGACAGGCTTGACCTGTTTAAGGAGGAACAGGTCTCGCATGCGAAGGTCGGGGTGGTCCCAACGGGCCCCAGCACAGTAAGTGAAATAAAACTGACGCTGGCAGGTCGCCATTGTCTTTGCTCGGGAGTGCGACCAGGCTTGAAACGCGTTCACTATCTTGATGGCCATGCTCAGGAGTCCTTAGCTAAATCTTCATATCGTGAATAACTTTCCGGTGATTTTCTGCTGCCAGGCAGAAAAGTCACTTGGCGCGAAAATGAGGTTTACCGCTGCCACGTTCACGAGTTCTTGGAGGTCATCGATTCTTTCGTACGTCAGGCTATCCGGCGGTAAGGGAAGAGTTGAGCGAAACACCGGAAAGCCGCGATGCCCAATCTCGGCTTGGGCAACCCGCACGATATCCATGATTAGCAAAAATGGGCATAGTTGGTCGAACAAAGGAGGTTTTGTGCGTGGATTGAGGAAGTCCTCCCATAATCTGCAGATTGATCTCCTGAGCGGGGCATCAGCATAGATTTCGTCGAGCGCGAGCATGCAGGC
Coding sequences within it:
- a CDS encoding PD-(D/E)XK nuclease family protein, translated to MAIKIVNAFQAWSHSRAKTMATCQRQFYFTYCAGARWDHPDLRMRDLFLLKQVKPVAMWKGDIVHQAIAEYFRNLTLGRRLLLADVIEFAERLAKPQWAFSLARRYRTQGRNRAGKAFAALFEHEYNIGDAESLDEALSHIRKCIANFFQIDAQEGISAAFVEGHDQLVEPPAWGNGATIFEIPGIRVTVKVDLSIARRNGHYEIFDWKTGKTSEDATSQLELYILWAHVSLGYPLKSISAHEVSLYTATCSPYQLTEPGMYYRLAAVHRSSDLISVLTSLVDTRSPNIRDFNYTRYVSTCRRCPLQRVCQEFS